The following DNA comes from Sphingorhabdus sp. M41.
CATATTCGACCAATATGTTGCGGTCGCCCTGCTGCCGGTAAACCGTGCGCGGACGCAGTCCCTGGGCTGGCGTGTCAGCGAGGATCGGCGAAAGATTGGCGATCTCGCGCTTCGGCTCGCCGGCACCGGACGGATTTGCCGTCAGGTTCAGAGGAGCGCGATCGGCGGCTTTGGCATCGTCGAGAGTGACAGGCACAAAGCGGAGACGATCGCCGGGAGCGAGCTGCCCGATCTTCCACTGATCCGCCGCGATCACCACGAACGGACAGACGAAACCGCCAAGCGAGGGTCCATCGGGGCCCAGAATGATCGGCATGTCACCGGTAAAGTCAACCGCTCCGATGGCATAGGGATTGTCGTGGATATTGGAAGGGTGCAGACCCGCCTCGCCGCCATCGGCCCGGGCCCATTGCGGCTTGGGTCCGACCAGACGAACACCGGTACGGTTGCTGTTGTAATGTACGCGCCAGTCGGCATCGAGAGTCGCGCGGATGTCGTCGTCGGTGAAGAAGTCCGGCGCGCCGTGAGGGCCATATAGGACACGCAGGGTCCATTGGTTCCCGAAATCCGTCATCTCGGTCAGGGGTGCAGGCATGCCGACATCCGCTTCCGCCAGATGGAGCGTGTCGCCTGCCACCAGTTTTCGCGCCGCATGACCGCCAAACTGCCCCAGTTCGAACGTGCTGCGGCTATTGAGATAGGGCGGAATGTCGAGCCCACCGGCAATCAGGATGTAACCGCGCATGCCGCCGCCGGTAACACGGCCGAGTGAGAGCGTCTGGCCAGCGGCAATGTCCAGCGGGATTCCCCGTTCAACCGGCGCATCGTCCAGCCGGGCACCAAAATCGGCGCCGGTAATGCAGATGCGTGCGGGCGCGGTAAAATAGAGAGTCGGGCCGGTAAAGGTAATTTCGAGTCCCGCCGTCCCTTCCGGATTGCCGAGCCGCTGGTTGCCGAGGCGAAAGGAATGGTCGTCCATCGGGCCTGAGGGCGGCACGCCAACCGACCAGAGACCAACGCGACCCGGCCAGTCCTGCACCGTGGTCGCTGTACCACCGGAAACCACCCGAATGCTGTGCGGTATATAGGCGATTGTATCCAGCAATCTCGTTGCGACCTGACCTGCCGCGAACCGCTCGTCCCGCACAACGGCGCGCAGCCAGCGCAGGTTGGACTCCAGTCCGTCCACGCGGCTTTCGTCGAGCGCATTTTGCATGGCCGCAATTGCGGCCTCTCGCGTATCGGCGTGAACGATAAGCTTGGCGATCATCGGGTCATACCAGGCGCTGATCGTGCTGCCCGCCGTGCACCATGTCTCGGCACGCATGGACTCGGGAAAGTCGATAGCGGTAATTGTCCCGGTGGTCGGGCGATAATCCAGCGCGGGGTCCTCGGCATAAAGGCGGACCTGCACCGAATGGCCCCTTGATACCGGTGGCTCGCGATCCAGAAAGGAAAAGTCGCCGGCTGCGCCGCGGATCATCCATTCGACCAGATCAATGTCCATCACCTCTTCGGTAACGCCATGTTCGACCTGTAGCCGGGTGTTCATTTCCAGGAAGAAAAATTCCTGCCGCTCGGCGTCGAACAGAAATTCTACTGTGCCGGCGGAGAGATATCGAGCGGCAGAGCCGAGGCGAACCGCTGCCTCGATCAACTTGCGCCGCACATCCTCGTGCAGATCCGGCGCAGGCGATTCCTCGACGACCTTCTGGTTCCGTCGCTGTAACGAGCAATCCCGTTCGCCGAGCGGCATGATCCGACCGGTCCCGTCGCCGAATATCTGCACCTCGATATGGCGCGCGCGGGCGATATAGCGCTCCAGGAACACACCGGCGTCACCGAAATTCCCGGCACCGAGACGAGCGACGCTGTCCCAGTGCTTGTGCACGGCCGCCTCATCCTCGCAAATATGCATGCCAATGCCGCCGCCGCCAGCCGTGGCTTTCAGGATGACCGGATAGCCGATTTCATTTGCAGCGCTTGCGGCATCGTCTTCGTCATTCAGAAGGCCGGTACCGGGCGCAAGTGGCAGGCCATGTTCGGTTGCCAATGCCCGGGCGCTGTGTTTCAGGCCGAAGGTTCGCATGTTTTCCGGCGTCGGTCCGATGAAAACAATGTCCGCCGCGGCGCATGCCTCGGCAAATTCGGCATTCTCCGCAAGAAAGCCATATCCGGGGTGGATATAGCTGGCACCGGTCTCTCGTGCGGCCTTGAGGATAGCGGCAATGTCGAGATAGCTCTCTGTCGCAGCGGCAGGGCCGATGCAGACGGACATATCCGCCTGGGATACATGCAGGGAGTCGGCATCCGCTTCGGAATAGACCGCAACTGACCGCATCCCCATGCGGCGTATTGTTCGAATGATTCTGGTGGCTATAGCGCCGCGGTTGGCAATCAGAACCGTATCAACACTCATGCGGTAACGATCATTCGCACCGGGGATGGATTGAAACCGTTGCACGGGTTATTGATCTGCGGACAGTTGGACACCACCACGGTAATGTCCATTTCCGCGCGCAGGTCGACCGTGAGTCCGGGAGCCGAGATACCATCGACAATCCCAAGCGCCCCGTCTGCCTCAACCGGCACGTTCATGAAGAAGTTGATATTGGGAACGATGTCGCGCTTGCCGCGGCCCCCGGTCAGATTGGCCTCGAGGAAATTCTCGACACAGGCATGCTGGCTCTTGGTGTGATGACCGTAGCGCAACGTATTGGACTCGCAGGAACAGGCACCACCGATCGTATCATGGTAATCAACCGAAGTGGCGAGGATGGTCATCATCGCCCGCCCTTCGTTCGACAGCAGAACGGTGCCGGTGCGGAGGAAGAGATTGGCTTGCGCTGCGACAGTATCTTGCGCGCTATAGCGCTCGGCATCGTCTGCCGTGGAATAGAGCAGGAAATCAACCGCCTGATTGCCTTCCAGATCGACGATATGAAGCGTCTGTCCCGCAGCGAGATGATGTAGCCATGGCGCGCGAGCGGGCACGATTTCATCGTGAAGGATCGTGCCGGAAATATCTTGTAATCCTTGGGGGGCTGTCATTGCTGGACCAATATTCCTTCCTAGCGACGGAAATAATCTTCGACATTTTGAAAGGCGCGCAAGCCCTCCGGCGTTGCGTTGCGGATATGGTCGTCTTCCGGTGTCACGGCTCCGCGCCACGCTGAAACACGCAGTGGGGTAACGGTCCAGCTCTCGCGTGGATCAAGAATATGCGGGCAATTGGCGATAACGACAATCACGTCCATCTCGGCGCGCAGGACCAGTTCACGCGCTGCATCAAAAGGACCGACCAGCGGAGTGATGGTGCCGTCCGCTTCGATCCGCGTACCTTTGAAAAAATTGATGCACGGGTGCACATCACGCCTTTGCAACCCGTGTTTGGCCGACCCCAGCAAAAGCCGGTCACGGCCGTTGGGAAAGGCACTGCTATTGCGGCCGTCTCCATATTTGGCGCTGTTGGTTGCCGCGTTTGACGTGCCGCAAAATGCGTCATGGGTAGCCGCCTCATCTGCCAAGATGCTCATCATTACGCGGCCCATATCGGAGAGCAGCAACTTGCCGGCATCGAGATAGGCGTTCCACTGCACCTTCACCGTGTCTGCGACATTGAGTCGTTCGGAGGGCATTTCCGCGTTGAAAATCAGGACGGAGGCGCAGGCGTCACCTGCAAGATCTATGAGACGCAAACGCGATCCC
Coding sequences within:
- a CDS encoding urea amidolyase associated protein UAAP1, with product MTTALADPLAARDHARAMAGTIVDSMPVLPPVADDLPDDVDAQDLLWEETIAAGGYASRKLARGSRLRLIDLAGDACASVLIFNAEMPSERLNVADTVKVQWNAYLDAGKLLLSDMGRVMMSILADEAATHDAFCGTSNAATNSAKYGDGRNSSAFPNGRDRLLLGSAKHGLQRRDVHPCINFFKGTRIEADGTITPLVGPFDAARELVLRAEMDVIVVIANCPHILDPRESWTVTPLRVSAWRGAVTPEDDHIRNATPEGLRAFQNVEDYFRR
- a CDS encoding urea amidolyase associated protein UAAP2, with the translated sequence MTAPQGLQDISGTILHDEIVPARAPWLHHLAAGQTLHIVDLEGNQAVDFLLYSTADDAERYSAQDTVAAQANLFLRTGTVLLSNEGRAMMTILATSVDYHDTIGGACSCESNTLRYGHHTKSQHACVENFLEANLTGGRGKRDIVPNINFFMNVPVEADGALGIVDGISAPGLTVDLRAEMDITVVVSNCPQINNPCNGFNPSPVRMIVTA
- the uca gene encoding urea carboxylase, translated to MSVDTVLIANRGAIATRIIRTIRRMGMRSVAVYSEADADSLHVSQADMSVCIGPAAATESYLDIAAILKAARETGASYIHPGYGFLAENAEFAEACAAADIVFIGPTPENMRTFGLKHSARALATEHGLPLAPGTGLLNDEDDAASAANEIGYPVILKATAGGGGIGMHICEDEAAVHKHWDSVARLGAGNFGDAGVFLERYIARARHIEVQIFGDGTGRIMPLGERDCSLQRRNQKVVEESPAPDLHEDVRRKLIEAAVRLGSAARYLSAGTVEFLFDAERQEFFFLEMNTRLQVEHGVTEEVMDIDLVEWMIRGAAGDFSFLDREPPVSRGHSVQVRLYAEDPALDYRPTTGTITAIDFPESMRAETWCTAGSTISAWYDPMIAKLIVHADTREAAIAAMQNALDESRVDGLESNLRWLRAVVRDERFAAGQVATRLLDTIAYIPHSIRVVSGGTATTVQDWPGRVGLWSVGVPPSGPMDDHSFRLGNQRLGNPEGTAGLEITFTGPTLYFTAPARICITGADFGARLDDAPVERGIPLDIAAGQTLSLGRVTGGGMRGYILIAGGLDIPPYLNSRSTFELGQFGGHAARKLVAGDTLHLAEADVGMPAPLTEMTDFGNQWTLRVLYGPHGAPDFFTDDDIRATLDADWRVHYNSNRTGVRLVGPKPQWARADGGEAGLHPSNIHDNPYAIGAVDFTGDMPIILGPDGPSLGGFVCPFVVIAADQWKIGQLAPGDRLRFVPVTLDDAKAADRAPLNLTANPSGAGEPKREIANLSPILADTPAQGLRPRTVYRQQGDRNILVEYGPIVLDIELRIRVHALMIELEKQALPGVIDIVPGIRSLQLHFDDDLLDQRGALAALMEADDQLGDLEDFTVPSRIVHLPLSWRDPATLETIEKYMAAVRDDAPWCPDNIEFIRRINGQPDADAVEDIIFDASYLVMGLGDVYLGAPVATPVDPRHRLVTTKYNPARTWTPPNVVGIGGAYMCIYGMEGPGGYQLFGRTIQVWNTYRQTDAFVDGKPWLLRFFDQIRFFSVSPEELVEWRRDFPNGRRSIQVENSEFRLANHRAFLAENADSIEAFEATRQSAFEAERAQWQKNGEFDRVTQLAEDPALGAPVAPAIEVPEGTDLIEAPFGGSVWKLMVAEGDEVKAGDVIAVIEAMKMESPLESPDNGTIAALYIRERQSLEPGAPMLALRRHQ